CTTGGGTTTGACTACTGATCAGACTGATTTCTTTGTGATTCTGGGCTTGCACCTTTTCTGTAGTCTGTGTGACACTGATGTCCAAAGAACATTAATGGTGAAGGTAGACCCTGGACTACTCTCATGGAATATCTTGCTGTAAACCTTGTCTCCCTTGTATTCTTAGTcatcaggaaaagaagaatgccATTATATACCAAATACATTTTCatcttgctttttctgctttccttaagaaaacacagaataatgGGTTAATGTTAAATGAATCACTGATCTCCAAATGTGAATCCTCCAGCTATCTATATActgatttctgaaaatacaattttaaatttatctttcattttcttttatgctgCAAATTGTTGTTCTATAGAGTTTAAATATCAGCTGGGACAATCTgataaaaatgcacagaaatattAGACATTTTAATCCAAACATTTATCAGAACTACGAAGCCTGCAATTTTACAgtacagaaaatacaaatggtGCAATGTATATTTAGAGAACTTGAATGACATATGCTAACAGCTGCAGCTTCATATAACTGTGCATCACTGCAATCATACACTCAAGCTCTGAGCATTCTTCCCAGACTGAACACTCATGATCTGTTTGAATAGAAATGATTCACCCAGGATTttggaagcaaagcaaagaggcTGAAGTGAGTTACTCACAAATTGTTCCTGAAGAGGTAAATAATGTAAGGTCAAAACTTTTCAAACCAGTTATGAATACTGCAGCAAAACCCCCATTAACCTATAAGAATGCTTTGGGTGGTGTGTTGGATTGGTGTATGAAGAACCGAGTCtcaaattttctttttgctagGTAATGTCAAAAAGACTCAGGGATGTTGCACTGAAGTCTCAGTGAAAGTTAACAAGCATCCTACTCTTTTAGGCTTCTTAACACATTCCAGTGCCTctaatttctctttcttcccctgctATTCCTGACtatttctctgtgctttattttttgcaacAGATCTGCCAAGGATATCGCCTACATTTCTTCATGTATCTCCAAGATTGCAAATGAGAAGCTGGAGATCAATCCAGTTGACTCTCATGAGTAATCTTTACCTTTTAAACCAGttgctgtgattttttatttttttttatttattttttttttattttattttattttttttttcccaggacaATACAGGGAAATGTTCACTTCAGATGTATATGTTAAGGTCTGAAATACCTTTGGCCTAACTTATCCCTTTCATTGAAAATACGTCTCAACCCTTTTTTGGAGCTTGTAGACAAGACTACCTTAAGCCAATAAGTATCACAAAAGCCATCTGGAATCTGACTGGTCAACTGAAGATTGTGCAAATTTTAAAATAGgtaaagtcacagaatcacagaatcacagaattataggggttggaagggacctctagagatcatcgagtccaacccccctgccaaagcaggctccctacaccacgtcgcacaggtaggcgtccaggcgtgtcttgaatatctccagagaaggagactccaccacctccctgggcagcccgttccagtgctccgtcaccctcaccgtaaagaagttcttgcgcacattcgtgcggaacttcctatgctggagtttcagcccgttgcccctagtcctgtccccacgcactactgaaaagagaccagcctcgccactatagctcccacaccccaggtatttataaacctggatcaagtcccctctcagccttcttttctcaaggctaaacagacagACTCAAGACTCAAAGACAGACTCAAAGTCTTCTCTTTGAGTGCTATTAGGTGAGTTAAATGCCTCAGTCTCTATGTATGGATGTGGGCATGATAAATGGCTGTTGTGCAGGAAATCAGTGTGTAGTACTGTAGCTGCTCAGGAAAATTCCACATATGCTCTACCGTGTTGTGTTGGCAAGACTCTGAATCAGCATGAAGAAAGGGCACGTTGCTCACTGTGCTAGCACATATGattaaagaaacagcaagacaAGTAGCAATCTCTCACTAGAGATTTAAAAATCACTTATTTAGAAAACTGATGCTTCCAAATCGCTGAGCCAGTTAAACAGCCCACAGGGAAAACGTGATCTTATTATAATCTGTATTACTAAGTACTCTGCTGTTGTAGCTCAGAATTTGCAGATATTCTGGATACCTTCCATAATCCATATCCCTATCAATCTGTAGAGgctagttttctctttttttcttcttaatttaaaatgtatttttcaaatatttctacTGTTTTTCATATTAATCTTTAAGGGTCATACAATGTATAAAGCATTAAAACATTCACTTTCTGTACTAATTTCTTGTCACTTACTGACAAGAATGAAAACACGAACTGAGCTACCTGTTTATGCCAATGCTAACAACAGTGTGGTTGTTTCTGAGCAGAAGCACGTGTTATCAGATAAAAGCAGAGGTATCAAAACAGTTAAACAGTTTTCCCTGACTTCTGAAACATTACTGGCTTCCTATGATGAAATCTCTGTAGCTCTTCTAATCTactttttctgtctgttgttttggttttaatggctgctctgcttttctgataTACTTGGTTACAGTAATCTTTTAGAGTCGTTCTTTAGCCTCATGGGTTATTGAAATTGAATTAATTATTGCAAAGTGCTGTAACAGAACAGCAGTAATGTTCTTTGAGCTGTGTATAACACCATACCCCCATATGGCTGAGTTTTTTAATAAACTCATCTTCACCTCATATATCAGTTATCACAGCTGTTCAGAAACCAAGTTTCCACACGCAACTCTTGCACAAACATGAACATGGTTTGCCAAGTCTAAGGAACTTCACTGATATACATCAAAGAAAGGTGAATAACGGTTGTGCATATAGGTAATTTTAATCCATTCCATTTTTAAATACCacaataaatttaattttcacaGTAAATTAAATAGCCATATTCAGTTTACAAAATAGAATTACTTAGTGTGAAACCAGTATTTACAAACATTGTACACTATGTACATGATGTTTGTCTTTGTCGACACTCAATCATAGAAGAAAAAgttgtttgacttttttttgaCACATGATTGACATGCTACAAATGACACTATGGTCCATACAATAAAACAATAGTGCAAACTCACCACAGGAACTCCGAACCAATGTAGTTTAATGAGATATTAATttcaaataataagaaaatagtACTATCCACTCTCATTGTAAAAATTCAGCATGGTATTTAAAGTGTCAGTATTCCTTCAGCAATACACACACCAAATATAGCCTGAATATTATGCTTTCTCACAGCTTCACAGACTTTTGACATGAATTTGTATGACATAAACTAAAATTCTGCTTAGATCAATAAGTATGTCACATAAACACTTCAAGCAAGAGGAACACTGACCCTTTTAATGGTGTCGGACTTTATTTCCCTAAGTACCTCTTTGTCCTTTATTAGTATAGCTTAAAAGATGCAACTATGCTGACGGTAAATTAATGTTAGTTACTATTCTGTAGAAAAAATTGATCCCACTGTATATTTGGTCACACACTGCATATGTACACGTATGCATGAAAAATGTTACTTTGATACTATGTCTGTCAAAAGTGCATATTTTAGTAGAGACATTACTGCATGTCTCAGATGCATCCGAAAATGTTGCATGAAGTTTAGGTCAGGGCCAGTTAAATGTCCTCCCAGTGATCTGGTAAAATTTTTGATTAAAAGGATGAAAGAACTTGCGCAATTTGGTAATGACAGAGGTGTCTACCTCTGGATGAATGCGTCCCTTGCTACCTGCCAGGCACTTATTAAAGACAATGTTAAATCGCAAGCAATAAAACCCTCTGGTGGCATTGAAGTATAAATTGTACTGACTTATCCTCGGAGGAAGATTTAGGAACTTCTCGACCATCTGGAGTTCCGGCAGTGGTTCTGTGATGAGCCGGTCTCCATCTACGATATGAAACTGCTCAATTGGGAAATATTTCAACCATCTTTCCAGGTGTTTTGTGTAGATGCTGGTTCTCACTGCCTTATACTTAGTGTTCACTTCACAGGTATTAGGATCAATAGCCAGTTTTTCAAATTTGTAGtaagttttgttctttctttccttgccttCCAGCACCTGAGTGTAATCAGAAATAGCTCTTGTGGTGGGTTCCCTGACAATGATCAATAATTTGATAGACGAGTTCATTTTGTAAATCCTTTCAGGTACTTCCTCAGTGATAAAATATGCAGGGCTTTTTTCAATTGTTATTTGATGTGGgtaagaaaaaggcatttttttccgGTACCACTCAATCCCCTTGGCATAGTTCTCATCATTGTCAAAGAAATGAATCTCTTGAGAAGCTTTGACCACTGCAGGGTGAAGATTCAGCATTTCTAACAGTGCACGTGTGCCTCCTTTCCGCACTCCAATGATGATGGCCTTGGGAAGCTGCTGAACCAGATTGTGCAGTCGTATTTGCTCCTTTGTGGCATTGCCCTTACGGAACTCATGGAGTAGCCCACGCTTGAACTGCAGAGCTCGCAATGGGATTTCATCCTGGCTGCGGGGTCCAAATCGACCATCGatggggcagaggggctgcagtCTGCAATCAATGGAAAAGATATTTGTAAACAGAGGGCAGCTCTTAAGGTAAGAAACAGTactcacagaaacattttgcaaTGTGGTGTCTTTCAACTTGTATTTTATTCAGTCAGAGATTAATAATTAGTGtaaacagtttatttatttattgttatttcacTGTGTTCTGGCTGAGTACCTGCTTCTTCTACTGTTCTGCTCAAAGGAATGCTTATTCTTTGAGCTTCTTGAACCTTACCTCACTTCTCACATTACTGATTGGTTTGAGATTGCTTCAGCAGCTTTTAAAGCATTCTAAGACGAGTTTTATTTGGCCATTTTGATCTGAAAATCTAGTTCATCTAAGTCCTATCTTTCCAACACTTGCTCTATTCTAGCCTGAGTTATTTCCTGTTACTTCCCACTGTGTTGACTTAAGTAACTGCTGATCCAGGGTTATCTCTTTTAATGAAGAGGAGCAAAGGAGATAAAAAATAGCTTTCAAGGCATCACCCCTCAATATTTTCCATCCTGTTTAGAGTATACCCAGTATTATTCCTGGGACATAACCAGAAAGACCGGGATTCTGAAACAGACATGAtcagcagaggcacagaaagaagacaaattttcaaaaatacatttattgcaTCATTACAGCTATTGTTTTCTTACCATCGCTCGTGTTTCTTCTCACTGAACCTCTTTGTGTTTTACTCTATTTTCTGTATTGCTCCTGCATGATATTTGcattattcttttctatttacCTTCAattatttcacatattttctactattctaaatcttccttctcaTATATAATGTTAACGAATGTAAGAAATGATTCAGTAAGAGAAGCATTTAAATTTTGCAACAACAAAGCCTTGAATAAGCCTGCACTTTCACTTCCAAACAGTGCTTTGGTTATTAAACAAGCCAATGTTACACTGAAGATTAAACAGGTATGTAGAGAGAGCTTCCAAAGTCcaatagaaaaaaatgccaaTAAATTTGTAGAGCCATGATCTCAAAAATTAAAGATATGTAAGAACAAAGGTTGCCTAGGCAATTTTAATATGAGCTTGCTGTGCATATATATTATGATACTGTTTTTAAATTACATGACCACATGCTATTATTTTTCACAGGACCCCCTGCCTCAGCCGGTATACCAGATGGGCAGTGCTCATTAATAGCTGTTTAGGTATTCagtatttattctgtttcctCAGTATGTGGCCTTCATTCATTTACTGTACATTATTCAAACCCTGCTTTCAGGAcagatcatttatttctttttggctCTTCCATCCATCACTGCCTGTTGGAGTCTCTAATTTGACACTGATGCTAGGACAACGAATGGCTGGGACAAAGTAAAAAGGTTAGCTCCCGGCTGACCCAATAACTGTTTCCTTCACTATCTCAATGCTGAGATATACTCTGCCCAGACAGATCTGAAGAAACATCCCAGATGAGTTTGCTGGGTTCACATGAGCTTTATCTAAGTCCTGCACACTAATGACGAAGTGTTAGGAGAAGTGAGTTCctgttgtcatttcttttttcaagtttccactcttttctctttgttttttgctgtctACAAAGTGAGATCCTGATTTGGTCACAAAAACTGTATTATTGCAACACTGACTCAAACTTGGCAGTGAAAAGagaaccaaaccaaaccaagcaacacaacaaagaaaatgtctgaaaacagtattttaccTTGACAGTGGCACAATTTAGTCAGGCTATGGTGGGACTGCTAAGAGTCATTCTGCAGTAAGGAGGTAAAAGTTACTAGCATAAAAAACAGAAGCTTCAATCCCtctctctgttcttctcttccctctccttctgtgtatttgtgatttgttttcaaGCAAAAATGTTCCACAACAGCAGTTCCAGACACATCTCAACTaattttatctcttttcctCAAAAAGATAGCACTGCCTTCAGTATAACACAACAGCTTGTCAAACAGGGttgtttcctttaaaagtaaacaaatactCAAGATATCCTCTAGCCTGAGAGAAAGACTGGATGTTTTTAAAAGTCCTTCCTCAACACTTTACATTCCATTACACTTTCCCGTTTCTTCTCCTCtccaaacaataaaaatgtcCAATAAAAGATCATGACTGTCTCAAGATTAATCAGGATGTCACATCTTGGTAGCTGAATCCTGAGATGCAGCTATTTACTACattaatatttttgcttttctgagtcTTCTTCTTGAGAAAATCCAGTGTAGAGCAGTTCAtctcagaaatatatatttctgacaAGTAGCTAAACAGCTAAAAGAAGGCTGGGCAATCTTAACAACAAGTAGTGATGCTGCATGCACTTTCTCTGCTGATCCAGAATGGTTGCTAATTTGCTTCCAAAGCAGATGTCACAGTGATAAAATGCTACAAGCCTGGTTCCTGGAGTTCAAAACATCAAAATCGAGTATGGAGACTCCCTGTAATTCCAATGAGAAAGTTAAACATTTTGAAGACACACACAGATTTCCTCAGAATTGTTAGGGACAATCCTTTGTGAAGCAGCTCTGTTCATTTGTGATCTGAAAGACAGGAACCTTCTCTGGAGGGAGGTACTTAGCTTATGAGACTTTATGACTCAGTGAATCAGGTAAGCTATTGTTAATTTCCTAAGGGAACTCAAATAATT
This region of Excalfactoria chinensis isolate bCotChi1 chromosome 3, bCotChi1.hap2, whole genome shotgun sequence genomic DNA includes:
- the HS3ST5 gene encoding heparan sulfate glucosamine 3-O-sulfotransferase 5, giving the protein MLFKQQVLLRQKLFVLGSLAIGSLLYLVARVGSLDRLQPLCPIDGRFGPRSQDEIPLRALQFKRGLLHEFRKGNATKEQIRLHNLVQQLPKAIIIGVRKGGTRALLEMLNLHPAVVKASQEIHFFDNDENYAKGIEWYRKKMPFSYPHQITIEKSPAYFITEEVPERIYKMNSSIKLLIIVREPTTRAISDYTQVLEGKERKNKTYYKFEKLAIDPNTCEVNTKYKAVRTSIYTKHLERWLKYFPIEQFHIVDGDRLITEPLPELQMVEKFLNLPPRISQYNLYFNATRGFYCLRFNIVFNKCLAGSKGRIHPEVDTSVITKLRKFFHPFNQKFYQITGRTFNWP